From the genome of Miscanthus floridulus cultivar M001 chromosome 10, ASM1932011v1, whole genome shotgun sequence, one region includes:
- the LOC136489310 gene encoding uncharacterized protein, with amino-acid sequence MANRKLLHYFTNHEVVVVTSYPLRDIIRNHDAVGRISKWALELMGHDIWYIPCTTIKSQALTDFVTEWTKVQLPTLDVTHEYWTMYFDGSIMAPSSGARVVLISPDRSKLHYVIRLHFLASNNAAEYEALINGLHISIELDATWLYVRGDSELVVDQVMKESSCKSPLMAAYCQEDPSLDGVFINDLHEPSACILESLIQTCFDTNPMPGGSDLDVSMTTSPADVAMVALDQTDWRAPLLAYLLEEVLPPKRTEAQWIARRAKRFITLSDELYKQSLLGVLMKCIPTGQGK; translated from the exons ATGGCAAaccgaaagctcctgcactacttcaccaatCATGAAGTCGTggttgtcacttcatacccgctcagagacatcatccgcaaccacgacgccgtgggacggatctccaagtgggcactcgaactcatgggccatgacatctgGTATATTCCCTGTACTACTATCAAGTCTCAAGCTCTCACAGACTTTGTCACTGAATGGACGAAGGTCCAGCTCCCGACCctagatgtcacccacgagtactggacgatgtacttcgacgggtctataATGGCGCCCAGCTCGGGGGCTAGGgtagttctgatctccccagatcgGAGCAAGCTCCACTATGTGATCCGCCTCCATTTTCTTGCCTCAAACAATGCcgcagagtatgaggccctcatcaacggactccaCATCTCCATCGAGCTCGATGCTACATGGCTCTACGTCCGcggtgactcggagttggtcgtcgaccaagtcatgaaggagtcatctTGCAagagccccctcatggcagcatactgccaagag GATCCATCTCTAGATGgcgtcttcatcaacgacctccaCGAGCCGTCTGCCTGCATCCTAGAAAGTCTGATCCAGACATGCTTTGACACCAACCCGATGCCTGGGGGCTCCGACCTGGATGTCTCCATGACAACGTCGCCCGCCGATGTCGCTATGGTGGcgctcgatcaaactgactggcgagcgccgctactcgcctacctcctcgaggaggttctcccacccaaaaggactgaagcacaatggatcgctcgacgcgccaagagATTCATCACGCTCAGCGATGAGCTTTACAAGCAAAGTCTgttgggagtactcatgaagtgcattccGACTGGCCaggggaaatag